One genomic region from Dyella humicola encodes:
- the secE gene encoding preprotein translocase subunit SecE — MNTKAEQTKGVNALDIGKLVLAVLVLAAGIFAYSWFGSDSSIPQSVLMLGVLAALVVALAIGAFTAPGRRVRAFLGESQFELRKVVWPTRDETLKTTGIIMVVVIILSLLLGLIDLILKSVVLDWLLKLGS, encoded by the coding sequence ATGAATACGAAGGCAGAACAGACCAAAGGCGTCAACGCGCTTGATATCGGCAAGCTGGTACTGGCAGTGCTGGTGCTGGCTGCTGGCATTTTTGCCTACTCGTGGTTCGGCAGCGATAGCTCGATCCCGCAGTCGGTGCTGATGCTCGGCGTGCTGGCGGCACTGGTGGTGGCGCTGGCGATTGGTGCCTTCACGGCACCCGGCCGCCGCGTGCGCGCGTTCCTTGGTGAATCGCAGTTCGAACTGCGCAAAGTGGTCTGGCCCACCCGCGATGAGACGCTCAAGACCACCGGCATTATCATGGTCGTGGTTATCATCTTGTCGCTGCTGTTGGGCCTGATCGATCTGATCCTGAAGTCGGTCGTACTCGACTGGCTGCTCAAGCTGGGTTCGTAG
- the nusG gene encoding transcription termination/antitermination protein NusG has protein sequence MSKRWYVVHAYSGFENQVKRSLDERIRRAGMEERFGEVLVPTEEVIEMRSGQKRRSERKFFPGYVLVQIETNTEGKAPRIDDECWHLVKETPKVMGFIGGTADRPLPIRDSEADAILSRVREGVEKPRPKVLFEPGEMVRVTEGPFNDFNGVVEEVNYEKSRLRVAVLIFGRSTPVELEFGQVEKA, from the coding sequence ATGAGCAAGCGTTGGTATGTGGTACACGCCTATTCGGGCTTCGAAAACCAGGTGAAGCGTTCGCTCGATGAGCGGATTCGCCGCGCCGGCATGGAAGAGCGCTTCGGCGAAGTGCTGGTGCCGACCGAAGAAGTCATTGAGATGCGCAGCGGCCAGAAGCGTCGCAGCGAGCGCAAGTTCTTCCCCGGTTACGTTCTCGTGCAGATCGAGACGAACACCGAGGGTAAGGCGCCACGCATCGATGACGAATGCTGGCATCTGGTCAAGGAAACCCCGAAAGTGATGGGTTTCATTGGCGGCACGGCGGATCGTCCGCTGCCGATTCGCGACAGCGAAGCCGATGCCATCCTGAGCCGCGTGCGTGAAGGTGTCGAGAAGCCCCGCCCCAAGGTGTTGTTCGAGCCGGGCGAGATGGTGCGCGTCACCGAAGGTCCGTTCAACGACTTCAACGGCGTGGTCGAAGAGGTCAATTACGAAAAGAGCCGCCTGCGTGTTGCGGTGCTCATTTTCGGTCGCTCGACCCCGGTCGAGCTGGAGTTTGGTCAGGTCGAGAAGGCCTGA
- the rplK gene encoding 50S ribosomal protein L11, giving the protein MAKKVTGYIKLQVKAGQANPSPPVGPALGQRGLNIMEFCKAFNAATQKMEPGLPIPVIITAYSDRSFTFITKTPPATVLIKKVTGVAKGSPKPNTDKVGKITRKQLEDVAKQKEPDLTAADLDAAVRTIAGSARSMGLVVEG; this is encoded by the coding sequence ATGGCAAAGAAAGTCACAGGTTATATCAAGCTGCAAGTCAAGGCCGGTCAGGCCAACCCGTCGCCGCCGGTGGGTCCTGCCCTCGGTCAGCGCGGCCTGAACATCATGGAATTCTGCAAGGCGTTCAATGCCGCCACGCAGAAGATGGAGCCGGGTCTGCCGATTCCGGTCATCATCACGGCCTATTCCGACCGTAGCTTCACCTTTATCACCAAGACCCCGCCGGCCACCGTCCTGATCAAGAAGGTCACGGGCGTCGCCAAGGGTTCGCCCAAGCCGAACACAGACAAGGTCGGCAAGATCACCCGCAAGCAGCTCGAAGACGTTGCGAAGCAGAAAGAGCCGGATCTCACGGCTGCTGATCTGGACGCCGCGGTGCGCACCATTGCTGGTAGCGCGCGCAGCATGGGCTTGGTGGTGGAGGGTTAA
- the rplA gene encoding 50S ribosomal protein L1 yields the protein MAKLTKRLKAAQAAVQPGKIYGLEEALNIVKNNAKAKFAESVDVAVRLGIDAKKSDQGVRGSSLLPHGTGKTVKVAVFVPAGEKAEAAKAAGADAVGMDDLAERMQAGDLDFGRVIATPDAMRVVGKLGQLLGPRGLMPNPKDGSVTADVATAVKNAKAGQVKFRNDKAGIIHATIGKASFDAAQLADNLNTLVNDLLKAKPATAKGQYLQKIALSSTMGVGVPVDTSTLSLSTK from the coding sequence ATGGCAAAGCTCACGAAGCGTTTGAAGGCCGCTCAGGCCGCAGTACAGCCGGGCAAGATCTATGGCCTGGAAGAAGCCCTGAACATCGTCAAGAACAACGCCAAGGCGAAGTTCGCCGAGTCCGTGGACGTCGCCGTCCGCCTCGGTATCGATGCTAAGAAGTCCGACCAGGGCGTGCGTGGTTCCTCGCTCCTGCCGCACGGCACCGGCAAGACCGTCAAGGTCGCCGTGTTCGTGCCGGCAGGTGAGAAGGCCGAGGCCGCCAAGGCCGCCGGCGCCGATGCCGTCGGCATGGACGATCTGGCCGAGCGCATGCAGGCTGGCGATCTCGACTTCGGTCGCGTCATCGCTACGCCGGACGCCATGCGCGTGGTCGGTAAGCTCGGTCAGCTGCTCGGCCCCCGTGGCCTGATGCCGAACCCGAAGGACGGCTCGGTCACCGCCGACGTCGCCACGGCCGTGAAGAACGCCAAGGCCGGCCAGGTGAAGTTCCGCAACGACAAGGCGGGCATCATCCACGCCACCATCGGCAAGGCCAGCTTCGACGCTGCCCAGCTCGCGGACAATCTCAATACGCTGGTCAACGATCTGCTGAAGGCCAAGCCGGCTACCGCCAAGGGCCAGTACCTGCAGAAGATCGCCTTGTCCAGCACCATGGGCGTGGGCGTGCCGGTCGATACCTCGACCCTGTCGCTCTCGACCAAGTAA